A genomic segment from Luteolibacter ambystomatis encodes:
- a CDS encoding ABC transporter substrate-binding protein yields the protein MMRPLLVFVAVVFTAVLSSCQRQAGSGEAAYDNTAERIAFYERYNAEVLKKLQDRRAELDAALAKDLPDPERKDKKSESDALNHHLERPKYFEVFTEADLPKDLQWEDGQEQPDLGSPKAKKGGTYHNIIQGNTYPPTIRCVGAEANNSFRNCHWDDIEIGLTSFHPDTARVMPGVSDRWSVAADGQTIYYHIDKDARWSDGKKVKSGDFMMTFYVYLSRYLTEPYYRTYFGEQYWGIATYGDDYLCIRLAYPKPLAAAQAGVYAFQEDFYREFGPDFEKRYNWRPRPTTGAYKIREEDIDKGRSIAMTRVKDWWAKDKKFYRNRFNADRIEYTLVRDEEKVFQLFLRGEVDCYLLNDAKKWYEKTEVPQVFDGYIEKATFYNEYPAISRGLYFNLSRPLLSNQDIRIGLQHASNFEKVIEMDLRGDGERLNLLCAGFGEFSNPNVRTRPFSIHLAREAFARAGFTKAGADGVLENAQGQRLSFTINFSKHPIIDPIMLRIKEEALRCGVEYKLEGMDGTASFQKVLRKEHEIAFTGWQLTPPFPDYFQQFHSSEAYEPGSDKPRPMTNNISVFSDSSVDPILEENRAARSLESIKDSSWKIEEIMNDRAIWVPSYERPFFRVGYWRWVRWPDNFNVRLTNEADTSYVHWIDSDIKADTEDAMKHGRTFPEQNLIFDQYRKKTPEK from the coding sequence ATGATGCGTCCGCTCCTTGTTTTTGTCGCGGTTGTCTTCACGGCCGTCTTGTCATCGTGCCAGCGTCAGGCTGGTTCGGGCGAGGCCGCCTATGACAATACCGCCGAGCGCATCGCCTTTTACGAACGCTACAATGCCGAGGTGCTGAAAAAGCTTCAGGACCGCCGTGCCGAGCTCGATGCCGCCCTGGCAAAGGACCTTCCTGATCCGGAGCGGAAGGACAAGAAGAGCGAATCGGATGCGCTGAACCACCATCTGGAGCGGCCGAAATACTTCGAGGTTTTCACCGAGGCCGATCTGCCGAAGGATCTGCAATGGGAGGATGGCCAGGAGCAGCCCGATCTGGGCTCGCCCAAGGCGAAGAAAGGAGGCACCTATCATAACATCATCCAAGGAAACACCTATCCGCCGACGATCCGATGCGTGGGAGCCGAGGCGAACAATTCCTTCCGGAACTGCCACTGGGATGACATCGAGATCGGTCTGACGTCATTCCACCCGGACACCGCACGGGTCATGCCGGGTGTCTCGGACCGATGGTCGGTGGCTGCCGACGGGCAGACAATCTACTACCACATCGACAAGGACGCACGTTGGTCGGACGGGAAAAAGGTGAAGTCCGGCGACTTCATGATGACCTTCTACGTCTACCTTTCCCGCTATCTGACCGAGCCATACTACCGCACGTATTTCGGAGAACAGTATTGGGGCATCGCCACCTATGGGGACGATTACTTGTGCATTCGCTTGGCTTACCCGAAACCATTGGCGGCGGCGCAGGCAGGGGTCTATGCCTTTCAGGAGGACTTCTACCGCGAGTTCGGACCGGATTTCGAGAAGCGCTACAACTGGCGTCCCCGCCCCACCACCGGAGCCTACAAGATCCGCGAGGAGGACATCGACAAGGGACGTTCGATCGCCATGACCCGGGTGAAAGACTGGTGGGCGAAGGACAAGAAATTCTATCGCAACCGCTTCAATGCCGATCGCATTGAATACACTCTGGTGCGGGATGAGGAGAAAGTCTTCCAGCTCTTCCTCCGCGGAGAAGTCGATTGCTATCTGCTCAACGATGCTAAGAAGTGGTACGAAAAGACCGAAGTGCCGCAGGTCTTCGACGGCTATATCGAGAAGGCCACGTTCTACAACGAATACCCGGCGATTTCCCGGGGCCTCTATTTCAATCTCAGCCGCCCCTTGCTTTCGAACCAGGACATCCGGATCGGGCTCCAGCATGCCTCGAATTTCGAGAAGGTCATCGAGATGGACCTGCGCGGCGATGGAGAGCGACTCAATCTTCTCTGCGCCGGGTTCGGGGAGTTTTCGAACCCGAACGTCCGCACCCGGCCTTTCTCGATCCATCTCGCACGCGAAGCCTTCGCACGTGCCGGGTTCACCAAGGCTGGCGCGGATGGAGTGTTGGAAAACGCGCAGGGACAGCGGCTTTCATTCACGATCAATTTCTCCAAGCATCCCATCATCGATCCCATTATGCTGCGCATCAAGGAAGAGGCGCTCCGCTGCGGAGTCGAATACAAGCTGGAGGGGATGGACGGCACGGCGTCCTTCCAGAAGGTCCTGCGGAAGGAGCATGAGATCGCGTTCACTGGATGGCAATTGACGCCTCCCTTCCCGGACTACTTCCAGCAGTTCCATTCCTCGGAAGCCTATGAACCGGGATCGGACAAGCCGCGTCCGATGACGAACAACATCTCCGTGTTCTCCGATTCCAGCGTGGATCCCATCCTGGAGGAAAACCGCGCCGCCCGCAGCTTGGAAAGCATCAAGGATTCGAGCTGGAAGATCGAAGAGATCATGAACGACCGGGCCATCTGGGTGCCCTCCTACGAGCGTCCCTTCTTCCGCGTGGGATATTGGCGCTGGGTGCGCTGGCCGGACAATTTCAATGTCCGTCTCACGAACGAGGCGGATACCAGCTACGTCCACTGGATCGACAGCGACATCAAGGCAGATACCGAGGATGCGATGAAGCACGGGCGGACCTTCCCCGAGCAGAATCTGATCTTCGACCAGTACCGGAAGAAGACTCCCGAGAAATGA
- a CDS encoding ABC transporter permease subunit — protein sequence MTFPRKLGLLLLITAIGAAVGYEAGLALPSLRWFFSFAAEPVTWFGEARPIKNWIGHAICLGLALAGLLMIVFGGGFQWNPLTLRKFSRFRSIGRGWLSFRILVILLFVALLDQVLVGKRALAVKHDGHWVFPAFVQKIFTEREFGGSDDQETNYRELHEKFSKEGGGNRVILAPIPWDPTFDSDDVVQRPLVETDGKLYRPGETEPYNGQAVKFRAEAADEKVVVSRFRKGVRDGNALLYGTGQEFLGREVWKQGVRESTTAPEGTAELPTGQWIEEIFPPAPPTMKARHYLGTDSKGWDIAAQMFGGLQVIFKASVFYLVLTYGIGIILGGLSGYFGGWFDLILQRVIEVLSNVPFLLVVMIITANLGRDNIQLANILLIYCFFSWMYVATYLRTSTYKEKARDYVAAARVQGAGTIRVIFRHILPNALSPIVTLLPFSVAGLTTSLTAMDFLGFGLPDRYPSWGRVLDDGTSNLTSPWIVTSVFVVMVGLLILVTFVGEAIREAFDPKKFTTYR from the coding sequence ATGACCTTTCCCCGCAAACTCGGGCTGTTGCTGCTTATCACGGCGATCGGGGCGGCGGTTGGCTATGAAGCCGGCCTGGCTTTGCCGTCGCTACGGTGGTTTTTCTCTTTCGCCGCAGAGCCGGTGACCTGGTTTGGTGAGGCCCGGCCGATCAAGAACTGGATTGGTCACGCGATCTGTCTGGGACTCGCCCTTGCCGGTCTTCTGATGATCGTGTTTGGCGGCGGCTTTCAGTGGAATCCGCTCACGCTCCGGAAATTCAGCCGCTTCCGGTCGATCGGGCGTGGGTGGTTGTCTTTCCGCATTCTCGTGATCCTGCTGTTCGTGGCACTGCTGGATCAGGTGCTGGTGGGCAAGCGGGCACTGGCCGTCAAGCACGACGGACACTGGGTATTCCCGGCCTTCGTGCAGAAGATTTTCACGGAGCGGGAGTTCGGCGGTTCCGACGATCAGGAAACCAATTATCGCGAACTCCATGAGAAGTTCTCCAAGGAGGGGGGCGGCAACCGCGTGATTCTGGCGCCCATTCCGTGGGACCCTACTTTCGATTCAGACGATGTGGTCCAGCGGCCTCTCGTGGAAACGGATGGAAAGCTTTACCGCCCGGGAGAAACGGAACCTTACAACGGACAAGCCGTGAAATTCCGGGCGGAAGCCGCTGACGAGAAAGTCGTCGTGTCCCGTTTCCGGAAGGGCGTACGGGATGGGAATGCGTTGCTTTACGGAACTGGCCAGGAATTCCTCGGGCGCGAAGTGTGGAAGCAGGGTGTCAGGGAAAGCACCACCGCTCCGGAAGGGACGGCCGAACTGCCCACCGGGCAATGGATCGAGGAAATCTTCCCGCCCGCGCCGCCGACGATGAAGGCCCGGCATTATCTCGGCACCGACTCCAAGGGCTGGGATATCGCGGCGCAAATGTTCGGAGGACTTCAGGTGATCTTCAAGGCCTCCGTCTTCTATCTGGTGCTCACTTACGGCATTGGCATCATTCTCGGCGGGTTGTCCGGCTACTTCGGCGGTTGGTTCGACCTGATCCTCCAGCGGGTGATCGAGGTGCTGTCCAATGTGCCATTCCTGCTGGTGGTGATGATCATCACGGCGAACCTCGGCCGGGACAACATCCAGCTCGCGAATATCCTGCTGATCTACTGCTTCTTTTCCTGGATGTATGTCGCCACCTATCTCCGGACCTCCACCTACAAGGAAAAGGCGCGCGACTATGTGGCGGCGGCGCGGGTACAGGGTGCGGGTACCATTCGTGTGATTTTCCGGCACATCCTTCCGAACGCCCTTTCCCCGATCGTAACCCTTTTGCCCTTCAGTGTGGCGGGCCTGACCACCTCTCTTACCGCGATGGACTTCCTCGGCTTCGGCCTCCCGGACCGGTATCCGAGCTGGGGCCGCGTGCTGGATGACGGGACGTCGAACCTCACCTCGCCATGGATCGTGACCTCGGTGTTCGTGGTCATGGTGGGCTTGCTCATTCTGGTCACCTTCGTGGGAGAAGCGATCCGCGAGGCTTTCGATCCGAAGAAATTCACCACCTACCGATGA
- a CDS encoding ABC transporter permease subunit — MTAYFIRRLLLIPPTLVGITLLVFLIMRKAPGGPMEQSMSRLLGGEGKRTRAESGFSLKPAQVLEQEEKYNRDKPLMVAYFEWLGLKPRDLEKTGVEIPVGQKEAIIPVPATVFEAKVTLKDDGSAILEPVKDADLTGWKVRIRTPQEQAERWEKWLQGVPLRSEIGYRAVLYREGYDGLLQGSLGSSSKYQDPVWQMIVNRIPVSIYFGIISLIATYGICVPLGIVKAIKHRTWLDNLTSAAVFAGYAVPGYALGSLMVVFLGAKLGWFPIRGFTGDNFESLTLAGKIKDLYQHTAMPAICYLVGSFALTTMLMKNSLMDNLAADYVRTATAKGVSFPSAVFRHAFRNSLIPIATTFGNNVSLLVAGSMLIERVFDINGFGLLQFNAILERDEPLMMGVLFISSTLLLIGNILSDLCVALVDPRVTFK; from the coding sequence TTGACTGCCTATTTCATCCGCCGCCTCCTGCTGATTCCGCCGACTTTGGTGGGGATCACGCTGCTGGTCTTCCTGATCATGCGCAAGGCTCCCGGTGGCCCTATGGAGCAGAGCATGTCCCGCTTGTTAGGTGGAGAGGGGAAGCGGACCCGTGCGGAATCCGGGTTCTCTTTGAAACCGGCGCAGGTGCTGGAGCAGGAGGAGAAATACAACCGCGACAAGCCATTGATGGTCGCCTATTTCGAATGGCTCGGGCTGAAACCCCGTGATTTGGAAAAAACCGGGGTCGAAATCCCGGTAGGACAGAAGGAGGCGATCATCCCCGTCCCTGCGACCGTTTTCGAGGCGAAGGTAACCCTCAAGGATGACGGAAGTGCCATTCTCGAACCCGTCAAAGACGCCGATCTGACAGGGTGGAAGGTCCGGATCCGGACACCGCAGGAACAGGCGGAGCGATGGGAAAAATGGCTGCAGGGTGTTCCGCTCCGCAGTGAGATCGGCTACCGTGCCGTGCTTTATCGGGAGGGCTACGATGGATTGCTCCAGGGCAGCCTCGGCAGTTCTTCCAAATATCAGGATCCGGTCTGGCAGATGATCGTGAACCGGATACCGGTCTCGATCTACTTCGGCATCATCAGCTTGATCGCCACCTATGGCATCTGCGTGCCGCTGGGAATCGTGAAGGCCATCAAGCATCGTACCTGGCTGGATAATTTGACTTCCGCTGCGGTATTCGCGGGCTATGCCGTGCCGGGGTATGCGCTGGGCTCGCTGATGGTCGTTTTCCTCGGCGCGAAGTTGGGATGGTTTCCGATCCGCGGATTCACCGGAGACAATTTCGAGAGTCTTACCTTGGCGGGCAAGATCAAGGATCTGTACCAGCACACCGCAATGCCCGCCATCTGTTATCTGGTCGGCAGCTTCGCGCTCACGACGATGCTGATGAAGAACTCCCTGATGGATAACCTGGCGGCCGATTACGTGCGGACCGCCACGGCCAAGGGGGTATCATTCCCATCGGCGGTGTTCCGACATGCGTTCCGCAATTCACTGATCCCCATCGCCACCACCTTCGGAAACAATGTTTCGCTGCTTGTGGCTGGGTCCATGTTGATCGAACGGGTTTTTGACATCAACGGTTTCGGACTGCTCCAGTTCAATGCGATCCTCGAGCGTGATGAACCTCTCATGATGGGCGTGCTCTTCATCTCATCCACCCTGCTGCTGATCGGAAACATCCTGTCCGACCTGTGCGTGGCCCTAGTTGATCCCCGAGTGACTTTCAAATGA
- a CDS encoding peptide ABC transporter substrate-binding protein — MFRPIAVLALSTLLLASCQRETQVERANREKVLLVGNGDDPKALDPHLVTGVIESNVIRSVLEGLVADDPEKDATYRPGAATSWEHNADYTEWTFHLRPGATWSDGAPLTAHDFEFAYHRNLHPDLAAPYVEMLYFIKNAEAFNKGEIKDFKEVGIAVPDDYTLKVTLREPVPYLPGVTRHYSWFPVPKHVILQYGKMTDRHTKWTEPGNMVSNGPFVLKEWKLNDHLEVTRNPRYWDAATVKLNGIRFIPIENFYSETRAFLSGQLHTGYQVPPDLVDKLKAEYPKELHQEPYVGSAFIRINTTRPGLDNPKVRMALSLALDRKGLCDAVLKGYQPADTLTPQMGDYKPDPVVGSDPEKARKLLAEAGYPEGRGFPRYTLLIRSAGARTSAEALQAMWKQQLGILIDIQAKDFGSYISAQQSMNFDLAIAGWIGDYLDPSTFLLMWTKDNGNNNTGWASTKFESLLNEAAHQADPLQRLDKFRQAEHLLMDEQPIIPYAWQARNYLQRPEMKGWYPLLLDNHPWKAVYLDTP; from the coding sequence ATGTTCCGACCGATTGCCGTCCTCGCCCTCTCCACCCTCCTGCTCGCATCCTGCCAGCGGGAAACCCAGGTCGAGCGGGCGAACCGCGAAAAAGTCCTCCTCGTCGGCAACGGTGACGACCCGAAGGCCCTGGACCCGCACCTGGTCACCGGCGTGATCGAATCCAATGTGATCCGGTCCGTGCTGGAAGGGCTGGTCGCAGACGATCCTGAGAAGGACGCCACCTATCGGCCGGGTGCGGCCACCTCGTGGGAACACAACGCGGACTACACCGAGTGGACCTTCCACCTACGACCGGGAGCCACTTGGTCGGACGGCGCCCCGCTGACCGCTCACGACTTCGAGTTCGCCTACCACCGGAACCTCCACCCGGACCTCGCCGCGCCGTATGTGGAAATGCTTTACTTTATCAAGAACGCCGAAGCCTTCAACAAGGGCGAGATCAAGGACTTCAAGGAAGTCGGGATCGCCGTTCCGGATGACTACACCCTCAAGGTGACATTGCGCGAACCGGTGCCCTATCTGCCGGGCGTGACCCGCCACTACAGTTGGTTCCCGGTGCCAAAGCACGTGATCCTCCAGTATGGCAAGATGACCGACCGCCATACCAAATGGACCGAGCCGGGCAACATGGTGTCCAACGGTCCCTTCGTCCTGAAGGAGTGGAAGCTCAACGACCACCTCGAGGTCACCCGCAACCCGCGCTACTGGGATGCCGCAACCGTCAAGCTCAACGGCATCCGTTTCATCCCGATCGAGAATTTCTACTCCGAAACCCGTGCCTTCCTGTCCGGCCAGCTCCACACCGGCTACCAGGTGCCGCCCGATCTGGTGGACAAGTTGAAGGCCGAATACCCGAAAGAACTCCATCAGGAGCCCTATGTCGGCAGCGCCTTCATTCGCATCAATACCACCCGCCCGGGCCTCGACAATCCGAAGGTTCGCATGGCGCTCTCCCTCGCACTCGACCGGAAGGGTCTGTGCGACGCTGTCCTCAAGGGCTACCAGCCTGCTGATACCCTCACTCCGCAAATGGGCGACTACAAACCGGACCCGGTAGTCGGCTCCGATCCGGAAAAAGCCCGCAAGTTGCTGGCGGAAGCCGGCTATCCGGAAGGCCGCGGCTTCCCCCGCTACACCCTGCTTATCCGCAGTGCCGGCGCCCGCACCTCCGCCGAAGCCCTGCAGGCGATGTGGAAACAGCAGCTCGGCATCCTCATCGACATCCAGGCCAAGGACTTCGGCTCCTACATCAGCGCCCAGCAGTCGATGAACTTCGACCTCGCGATCGCCGGATGGATCGGGGACTACCTCGACCCCAGCACCTTCCTCCTGATGTGGACAAAGGACAACGGTAACAACAACACCGGCTGGGCCAGCACGAAGTTCGAGAGCCTCCTCAACGAGGCCGCCCATCAAGCCGATCCCTTGCAGCGCCTCGACAAATTCAGACAGGCCGAGCACCTGCTCATGGATGAGCAACCGATCATTCCTTACGCTTGGCAAGCACGGAACTATCTCCAGCGCCCGGAGATGAAAGGCTGGTATCCCCTGCTGCTGGACAACCATCCGTGGAAGGCCGTCTACCTCGACACTCCCTGA
- a CDS encoding ABC transporter permease, protein MFKNILNRLLQAIVVLFVLFTVTFFLVKALPGGPFQSEKAIPQHIRARMEEQWGLHKSLPEQYGIMLKNYLTGNPGLSTRLEGREVTDVIAQAFPVSVQLGVVAMFVAVTIGIPAGCLAAAKKNSLIDTGSMAAAMIGICLPSFVIGPLLAEFFGRNLHWFPSMGWDRTNPSTWILPAVTLGLAYAAYISRLTRAGMLDTLSQDFVRTARAKGVPGLQIVFRHCLRGGLIPAVAYLGPAFAGIISGSVVIETVFQIPGLGRHFIKAIESRDAGMIMAPVLLFGSLIILANFVTDVLALWLNPRLRKSS, encoded by the coding sequence ATGTTTAAGAATATTCTCAACCGGCTGCTTCAGGCCATCGTCGTCCTCTTCGTCCTCTTCACGGTCACGTTCTTCCTGGTGAAGGCGCTGCCCGGCGGACCCTTCCAATCCGAGAAAGCGATCCCGCAGCACATCCGGGCCAGGATGGAGGAGCAGTGGGGACTGCACAAAAGCCTGCCCGAACAATACGGGATCATGCTGAAAAACTACCTCACCGGCAATCCGGGACTGTCCACCCGCCTGGAAGGACGGGAGGTCACGGACGTGATTGCGCAGGCGTTCCCGGTTTCCGTCCAACTCGGAGTCGTGGCGATGTTTGTGGCGGTAACCATCGGCATTCCGGCGGGATGTCTTGCCGCGGCGAAGAAAAACAGCCTGATCGACACCGGCTCCATGGCGGCCGCGATGATCGGCATCTGCCTGCCATCCTTCGTGATCGGACCGCTGTTGGCTGAATTCTTCGGACGAAACTTGCACTGGTTTCCTTCCATGGGCTGGGACCGGACCAATCCCTCGACCTGGATACTTCCCGCAGTGACGCTCGGCTTGGCCTATGCCGCCTATATTTCGCGCCTCACACGCGCCGGCATGCTGGACACCTTGTCCCAGGACTTTGTCCGCACCGCTCGCGCGAAGGGCGTGCCGGGCCTCCAGATCGTCTTCCGCCATTGCCTCCGTGGCGGACTGATCCCCGCCGTCGCCTACCTCGGGCCGGCTTTCGCAGGCATCATTTCCGGCTCGGTGGTGATCGAGACCGTCTTCCAGATCCCAGGTCTTGGACGCCACTTCATCAAGGCCATCGAATCCCGCGACGCTGGAATGATCATGGCTCCGGTCCTGCTTTTCGGCTCTCTCATCATTCTGGCGAACTTCGTCACCGATGTCCTCGCCCTGTGGCTCAATCCGCGTCTGCGGAAGTCGTCCTGA
- a CDS encoding ABC transporter permease: protein MSSASPTAQKGTSLWRDAWLRLSHNRAAVAGLVVLMLIGLVCVVLPFIPNALQDPNALNLPSKNLPPTSSHWFGTDQLGRDIFARAVFGGRISILVALITTFVSVSIGIVWGSAAGYVGSKVDATMMRIVDILFALPFLVIVILLSVVLTPRTNLLTEAIVNMVAGNQASMPELDKVRTWVEPITSLVPLFIAIGALSWLTVSRIVRAQVQSVAKLDFVEACRSLGLGHLRILFRHILPNTLGPIIVYTTLTIPGIMLFEATLSFLGLGVKAPNSSWGVLIQEGANVMFSNPWPLFFPSVLFSLTLFSLNFLGDGLRDALDPKSAK, encoded by the coding sequence ATGTCTTCCGCTTCTCCCACCGCCCAGAAGGGCACATCACTCTGGCGTGATGCCTGGCTACGCCTCAGCCACAACCGGGCTGCCGTCGCAGGTCTGGTAGTCCTGATGCTGATCGGCTTGGTCTGTGTCGTCCTGCCTTTCATCCCAAACGCCCTTCAAGACCCGAACGCTCTGAATCTCCCGAGCAAGAACCTCCCGCCTACCAGTTCACACTGGTTCGGCACCGACCAGCTCGGCCGAGATATCTTCGCACGGGCGGTGTTCGGCGGACGCATCTCCATTCTGGTCGCCCTGATCACCACGTTCGTCTCGGTTTCCATCGGCATCGTCTGGGGCTCCGCCGCCGGCTATGTCGGCAGCAAGGTGGATGCGACCATGATGCGTATCGTGGACATCCTCTTCGCGCTGCCGTTTCTGGTCATCGTGATCCTTTTGTCCGTCGTGCTGACCCCTCGGACCAACCTCTTGACTGAAGCGATCGTCAACATGGTCGCAGGAAACCAGGCGAGCATGCCGGAACTCGACAAGGTACGGACGTGGGTGGAACCCATCACCTCGCTGGTTCCTCTCTTCATCGCCATCGGCGCGCTGTCATGGCTCACCGTTTCCCGCATCGTGCGCGCACAGGTGCAGAGCGTGGCGAAGCTCGATTTCGTGGAAGCCTGCCGCTCGCTCGGTCTCGGCCACCTGCGCATCCTCTTCCGCCACATCCTGCCAAACACCCTCGGCCCGATCATCGTCTATACCACGCTGACGATTCCGGGCATCATGCTTTTCGAAGCCACGCTCTCGTTCCTCGGCCTTGGCGTGAAGGCCCCGAACAGTTCATGGGGCGTGCTGATCCAGGAAGGAGCGAACGTGATGTTCTCGAATCCCTGGCCGCTGTTCTTCCCGTCCGTGCTGTTCTCGCTGACGCTGTTCTCTCTGAACTTCCTCGGCGATGGCCTGCGCGACGCGCTCGACCCGAAGTCCGCGAAGTGA
- a CDS encoding thiol-disulfide oxidoreductase DCC family protein, with protein sequence MKWIVFFDGECAFCSGSIRLLARLDWHDRVRLSPLQGELAKSKGITMHEDPADDTMVVFRESDGKAFHHSSGWLELMRALGFPFNLALVLAIVPKRWLDALYRWIARNRYHWFGKADHCSLPEQAVVRRLV encoded by the coding sequence GTGAAATGGATCGTGTTCTTCGACGGCGAATGCGCCTTCTGCTCCGGCAGCATCCGGTTGCTGGCGCGGTTGGATTGGCATGACCGCGTCCGCCTTTCCCCGCTGCAAGGAGAGCTTGCGAAGTCGAAGGGCATCACCATGCATGAAGATCCCGCGGATGACACCATGGTGGTGTTCCGCGAAAGCGATGGGAAAGCGTTCCATCACAGCTCCGGCTGGCTGGAGCTGATGCGGGCGCTGGGTTTTCCTTTCAACCTCGCGTTGGTGCTCGCGATCGTGCCGAAGCGATGGCTGGACGCGCTTTATCGTTGGATCGCCCGCAACCGCTACCACTGGTTTGGCAAGGCCGACCATTGCAGCCTGCCGGAGCAGGCGGTGGTGCGGCGTTTGGTTTGA